Proteins encoded within one genomic window of Candidatus Binatia bacterium:
- a CDS encoding ThuA domain-containing protein codes for MRTIVWFMLAGLSWISCSAPIPDLPADAPEILVFTRTTEYRHENIEAGLAAMELEGKRRGIAVDTTDDPTVFTKEALAPYRAVVFFNTTGDVLDRNQQVAFERYIQAGGGFVGIHAAADTEWKNNAWPWYTRLVGAAFLSHPNEPSNVQTATVRLVSPNHPSTATLPDAWEHEDEWYDYQRFSEGVDVLLRVDEETYQGGATGEFHPIAWKRIFDGGRSFYTGLGHTEDSFSEELYLDHLFGGIRWSMGDGQGPPALQYEQSAPLPWRVMSETIARSIGEPIAFEFNPDGELYIIERRGRIRHLDPATGEVSDAGQLEVYAEAENGLMGITFAPDFEQTAHGYLYYATDAEGRYRYRLSRFEFRDKAILPETETLLLEVEIDPGETGHEGGDLQFDAQGNLWISTGDDSYPQAIDGYAPMNESNPTQNALGTSANSQDLRGKILRIHPTADGSYTIPEGNLFSDPDEGRPEIYVMGLRNPFRFTFDDRTETLYWGEIGPDANEDHPERGPRGYDEFNRTKEPGFFGWPLFIENNLPYRPWDMTKGAATGPFFDPQNPRNDSPANDGLRELPPPQPSWIAYPYALDDKFFELGGGDAMGVSRRAGRSAMSGPVYYTDRYPAETAFPDYYDGKLILYDFMRDWILLAEIDDQGEIAKIEPLSELDLNSPIDLTVGPDGSIWVLEYGSNWFSDNEDSRVTRISYFSSNNPPPVALADVSPINSAAPSTLALDGSRSWDRNPDDSMQWEWSVTNSDGQREVFSNEEIATHQLLEPGVYTIDLLVTDEGGSTSTSSHKVQVGNAPPKIIVQLEGNQSFFSKEPLAYSVRVEDLEDGSTDNGSIRAEDVFVEFDFSTDGFASGMASNTHGNTLAINHEVEGCGSCHAEEISSAGPALRDIADRYASDPDALEILAARVRSGGSGHWGDRAMPAHEHLTVDRARELVDQILNLSPDRPQTPGLPLQGELSFRKHAESMQPNQWMDASTPAQYRLRITYEDRGGDIIGPLPSEAELIFSHPNVRAALFNDTAGTMTVVPPESSIVPEDLAGVPLVIATTPGGFVSFTGVDLTEIVRVDMIATALSAFMEGGRIDVRKDRIDGPLIGSVDVESRLLPSKENFSVSLDKIDGVHDLFFVFQPLDPTEEANGALLALLSVNFADKD; via the coding sequence ATGCGAACAATCGTCTGGTTTATGCTCGCTGGCCTCTCATGGATCTCTTGCAGCGCCCCGATCCCTGACCTCCCCGCCGATGCCCCTGAAATTCTCGTATTCACGCGAACCACGGAATATCGTCACGAAAATATTGAGGCGGGCCTTGCGGCCATGGAGCTTGAGGGAAAACGGCGAGGCATCGCGGTCGATACGACCGACGACCCGACCGTGTTCACCAAAGAGGCCCTCGCGCCCTACCGTGCGGTAGTTTTCTTCAACACCACCGGCGACGTGCTTGACCGCAACCAGCAGGTCGCTTTCGAGCGGTATATCCAAGCCGGAGGCGGCTTCGTCGGAATCCATGCTGCGGCCGACACCGAGTGGAAAAACAACGCATGGCCCTGGTACACGCGATTGGTCGGTGCCGCATTCCTCAGCCATCCAAATGAACCGTCGAACGTGCAGACGGCGACCGTTCGCCTCGTGAGCCCCAATCATCCGTCCACGGCAACCTTGCCGGACGCCTGGGAACATGAAGATGAGTGGTATGATTACCAAAGGTTCAGCGAGGGCGTCGATGTGCTTCTCCGCGTCGATGAAGAAACTTATCAGGGCGGAGCCACCGGAGAGTTCCATCCCATCGCATGGAAGCGCATCTTCGATGGAGGGCGGAGTTTCTACACCGGACTGGGCCACACCGAAGACAGCTTCTCCGAGGAACTCTATCTCGACCACCTCTTCGGCGGCATCCGGTGGTCGATGGGCGACGGCCAAGGTCCGCCCGCTCTGCAATATGAGCAAAGCGCCCCCCTGCCCTGGCGGGTCATGTCGGAAACAATTGCTCGGAGTATCGGGGAGCCCATCGCTTTCGAGTTCAATCCGGACGGCGAATTATACATCATCGAACGCAGGGGTCGGATTCGTCATCTCGACCCCGCGACGGGGGAAGTCTCGGATGCAGGTCAGTTGGAAGTCTATGCCGAAGCAGAAAACGGTCTGATGGGAATCACCTTTGCTCCTGATTTTGAGCAAACCGCGCATGGCTACCTCTACTATGCGACAGATGCGGAAGGCCGATATCGATATCGCCTTTCTCGTTTCGAATTCCGGGACAAAGCTATTCTCCCGGAGACAGAGACCTTACTGCTCGAGGTCGAAATCGACCCCGGTGAGACCGGGCATGAAGGTGGCGATCTGCAATTCGATGCGCAGGGCAATCTCTGGATCTCGACCGGCGACGACTCCTACCCGCAAGCAATCGATGGATACGCCCCCATGAATGAGTCGAACCCGACCCAGAATGCTCTGGGAACCTCGGCCAACTCACAGGACCTCCGGGGAAAGATTCTGCGCATTCACCCAACTGCCGATGGAAGCTATACGATTCCCGAAGGAAACCTGTTCAGCGATCCGGACGAAGGGCGTCCCGAGATTTACGTCATGGGATTGCGCAATCCCTTCCGATTCACTTTTGACGATCGCACCGAGACGCTCTACTGGGGCGAGATCGGACCGGACGCCAACGAGGACCACCCTGAGCGAGGACCGCGGGGGTATGATGAGTTCAACCGGACCAAAGAGCCTGGCTTCTTCGGGTGGCCACTCTTTATCGAGAACAACCTTCCCTATCGTCCTTGGGATATGACCAAAGGCGCGGCGACGGGACCTTTCTTTGATCCCCAAAATCCACGTAACGATTCGCCGGCGAATGACGGACTTCGCGAACTGCCCCCTCCGCAACCCTCCTGGATCGCCTACCCGTATGCTCTCGACGATAAATTTTTTGAATTGGGCGGCGGTGATGCCATGGGTGTGAGCCGCCGTGCCGGGCGGAGCGCGATGTCAGGACCCGTCTATTACACGGATCGATATCCTGCCGAGACTGCATTCCCGGACTACTACGACGGCAAGCTGATTCTCTACGATTTCATGCGCGATTGGATTCTCCTCGCGGAAATCGACGACCAAGGAGAAATTGCCAAGATCGAACCTCTCTCGGAACTCGATTTGAACTCCCCGATTGATCTCACCGTTGGGCCCGACGGCAGCATCTGGGTTCTGGAATATGGCTCAAACTGGTTCTCCGACAACGAAGATTCTCGCGTGACGCGTATCTCCTATTTTTCGAGCAACAACCCGCCTCCCGTCGCGCTGGCGGATGTGTCGCCGATCAACAGTGCCGCGCCGAGCACTCTTGCGCTGGATGGCTCACGGTCGTGGGACCGTAACCCCGACGACTCGATGCAATGGGAATGGTCGGTCACAAATTCGGACGGCCAGCGAGAGGTGTTCTCCAACGAGGAAATCGCAACGCATCAACTTCTCGAGCCGGGCGTATATACCATCGACCTTCTGGTGACCGATGAAGGCGGAAGTACCTCGACCAGCAGCCATAAGGTTCAAGTCGGTAACGCTCCACCAAAAATCATCGTGCAGCTCGAGGGCAACCAATCCTTTTTCAGCAAGGAGCCCCTCGCCTACAGTGTTCGCGTCGAAGACCTGGAAGACGGCAGTACTGACAATGGATCCATCAGAGCGGAAGACGTTTTCGTCGAATTTGACTTCTCCACAGATGGTTTCGCCTCGGGCATGGCGTCGAATACCCATGGAAATACGCTCGCCATCAACCACGAAGTGGAGGGCTGCGGCTCCTGTCATGCCGAAGAGATCTCCTCTGCCGGTCCCGCTCTGCGCGATATTGCCGACCGCTACGCATCAGACCCCGATGCATTGGAAATACTGGCGGCCAGAGTTCGGAGCGGCGGTAGCGGCCATTGGGGCGATCGAGCCATGCCCGCCCATGAGCACCTGACCGTCGACCGCGCGCGCGAACTCGTCGACCAGATCCTGAATTTATCCCCGGACCGCCCACAGACTCCCGGACTGCCGCTTCAGGGTGAGCTATCGTTCCGAAAGCATGCCGAAAGTATGCAGCCGAACCAATGGATGGATGCGAGCACGCCCGCGCAGTACAGATTGCGAATTACATATGAGGACCGTGGCGGAGACATCATCGGGCCACTGCCCTCAGAGGCAGAACTGATCTTCTCACACCCCAATGTTCGCGCGGCCTTGTTCAATGACACCGCAGGAACAATGACGGTCGTGCCTCCGGAATCGAGTATCGTTCCGGAGGATCTGGCAGGCGTTCCTCTGGTCATCGCCACCACGCCCGGAGGGTTCGTCAGCTTTACTGGTGTCGACCTCACCGAAATCGTACGCGTCGATATGATAGCCACCGCCCTGTCCGCTTTTATGGAGGGTGGACGGATCGACGTGCGGAAAGATCGTATCGATGGGCCCCTCATCGGCTCGGTCGACGTCGAGAGTCGGCTGCTCCCGAGCAAGGAAAATTTCTCTGTCAGTCTCGACAAGATCGACGGTGTCCATGATCTCTTTTTTGTCTTCCAACCACTCGACCCGACAGAGGAAGCCAATGGCGCACTATTGGCATTATTATCGGTAAACTTCGCGGACAAGGATTGA
- a CDS encoding nitronate monooxygenase produces MTSKTANPLHTRVCDLLEIDIPVVQTGMGWVATPSLVAGACNAGVFGFLAAAGLPLEEVEASIRETKELTDRPFGVNFLMDAPGAAEIVEMILRYEVRAAGYNRAPSADLIQRLKKEGVLCIPTCGAPRHVQKAEKLGADMVIVQGGEGGGHTGSIPTSLQISACADAVEIPVLAAGGFKDGRGLVAALAYGAAGIAMGTRFLLTQESPVPAQTMNRYIEAGLGDVIVTSEIDGMPQRVVVNELVRELEGSSGLSRLMFAFRNAMEFRRVSGASILDLLKSGLAMRKNEGLTRSQLLLAANAPMLARRAMTEGDPISGYLPSGSVAGLIEDEPTCQELVERIRTEAMDALDRLQC; encoded by the coding sequence ATGACGTCAAAAACTGCGAATCCCCTCCATACGCGTGTTTGTGATCTTCTGGAAATTGATATTCCGGTGGTGCAGACCGGGATGGGGTGGGTAGCGACACCGTCTCTCGTGGCCGGTGCTTGCAACGCGGGGGTTTTCGGATTCCTTGCAGCGGCAGGACTTCCTCTCGAGGAAGTGGAAGCTTCGATTCGGGAGACCAAAGAATTGACCGATCGCCCGTTCGGGGTGAACTTCTTGATGGATGCTCCGGGCGCTGCGGAGATTGTCGAAATGATTCTCCGTTACGAGGTTCGAGCCGCAGGCTATAATCGCGCGCCAAGTGCGGATTTGATCCAGCGACTCAAAAAAGAAGGTGTTCTCTGTATCCCGACCTGTGGTGCACCGAGGCATGTGCAAAAGGCCGAGAAGCTGGGCGCCGATATGGTGATTGTGCAGGGAGGCGAGGGTGGTGGCCACACTGGATCCATTCCCACCTCCCTGCAAATTTCAGCCTGCGCCGATGCTGTCGAGATTCCGGTTCTTGCGGCCGGTGGTTTCAAGGACGGGCGAGGTCTCGTAGCGGCGCTTGCCTATGGAGCTGCCGGGATTGCCATGGGTACTCGTTTTCTGCTGACTCAGGAAAGTCCGGTGCCGGCGCAGACGATGAATCGTTATATTGAGGCGGGGCTGGGAGATGTGATTGTGACATCCGAGATCGACGGTATGCCCCAGCGAGTGGTGGTGAACGAATTGGTGCGTGAACTCGAGGGCAGCAGCGGGCTGTCCCGGTTGATGTTCGCCTTTCGCAACGCAATGGAATTTCGTCGCGTTTCGGGTGCGTCGATTCTGGACCTGCTGAAGTCGGGCCTGGCCATGCGGAAAAACGAGGGTCTGACGCGGAGTCAGCTACTTCTTGCCGCGAATGCTCCGATGCTCGCTCGACGCGCGATGACTGAAGGCGATCCTATAAGCGGCTATTTGCCGAGCGGCTCGGTTGCTGGATTGATCGAAGATGAACCCACATGCCAGGAACTGGTGGAGCGCATTCGTACGGAGGCAATGGATGCTCTCGACCGACTGCAGTGCTGA
- a CDS encoding beta-lactamase-like protein 2 yields MSDSPGRVVQGNMIGLTMSDIDVWSDRVVTVLGQNPGPFTGPGTNTYLVGTSARPLLLDTGDGTPAYMPLLIQALDEHRDSRELQGIVATHAHPDHIGGIANVREHFGDLVTSKRPWKGMDGPIDGPVVAIDGEAVIETEGATLRAIFTPGHACDHLCYWLEEERAIFTGDVVLGAGTTVIPEHGGDLFDYMESLQRLLELEPEVLYPAHGPVIRNAGEKIRQYIAHRNLREEQILEVLGQGVSAVPDMVRIIYADVPEFLWPAAGTSVRSHLGKLLRENRVIRTGDDWSLVS; encoded by the coding sequence ATGAGCGACTCCCCAGGCCGCGTGGTTCAAGGCAATATGATCGGGCTTACGATGTCCGATATTGACGTCTGGAGCGACCGCGTGGTGACAGTTCTGGGGCAAAACCCGGGACCCTTTACCGGGCCGGGTACCAATACCTACCTGGTCGGAACCTCCGCACGCCCGCTTCTTCTCGACACCGGAGATGGCACGCCCGCCTATATGCCTCTCCTGATTCAGGCACTCGACGAGCATCGCGACAGCCGGGAGCTGCAAGGAATTGTCGCCACCCATGCTCATCCGGACCATATCGGCGGTATCGCGAACGTCCGCGAACATTTTGGCGATCTGGTCACATCCAAGCGCCCCTGGAAAGGTATGGATGGGCCGATTGACGGACCTGTTGTGGCGATCGATGGCGAGGCAGTTATCGAAACCGAAGGTGCAACTCTGCGGGCAATTTTCACGCCCGGACATGCATGTGACCATCTCTGCTACTGGCTGGAGGAAGAGCGGGCGATCTTCACCGGCGATGTCGTCCTCGGTGCAGGCACGACCGTGATTCCGGAACATGGTGGGGACCTTTTCGACTATATGGAGTCTCTGCAGAGGCTCCTCGAGTTGGAGCCCGAAGTTCTCTACCCCGCCCACGGCCCGGTCATTCGGAATGCCGGCGAAAAGATTCGCCAGTACATCGCCCATCGGAATTTACGCGAGGAGCAAATCCTCGAGGTTCTCGGCCAGGGCGTTTCGGCTGTCCCGGATATGGTCCGAATTATCTATGCGGATGTGCCCGAGTTTCTATGGCCGGCGGCTGGAACCTCCGTTCGGTCCCATCTGGGCAAGTTGTTGCGCGAGAACAGGGTCATCCGCACCGGAGATGATTGGTCGCTCGTCTCCTGA
- a CDS encoding TetR/AcrR family transcriptional regulator — protein MAPRNPHLSARERQKIETRQRLYDASLGLFQKKGFDQVQVDEIVKVAGVARGTFYLHYQGKEEVLQAFRDNVEEGLKKRLEAIEAPKSIDELLLRVTQALLETREEPETVRDLVGLAFRSPATHDWKESPQIEPISRWIETFQKQGSIRQDLPPNVIGALFIAGVFGFLIGPAAPRRGRRSAIDQFREIFVAGLRP, from the coding sequence ATGGCCCCGAGAAATCCGCACCTGAGTGCACGAGAGCGGCAGAAGATCGAAACTCGCCAGCGCCTCTACGATGCCTCTCTGGGATTATTCCAGAAAAAAGGTTTCGATCAGGTGCAGGTTGACGAGATCGTCAAAGTCGCGGGAGTCGCCCGAGGCACCTTTTATCTCCACTACCAGGGTAAAGAAGAAGTCCTTCAGGCGTTCCGCGACAACGTGGAGGAAGGCCTGAAGAAGCGCCTCGAAGCGATCGAGGCACCCAAATCCATCGACGAGCTTCTTTTGCGGGTCACGCAAGCCCTTCTCGAGACACGCGAAGAGCCCGAAACCGTGCGGGACCTCGTCGGGCTCGCCTTTCGAAGCCCCGCCACCCATGACTGGAAAGAAAGCCCGCAAATCGAGCCGATCTCACGATGGATCGAAACCTTCCAGAAGCAGGGCAGCATTCGGCAAGACCTGCCTCCCAACGTGATCGGGGCTCTGTTCATCGCCGGCGTTTTCGGTTTCCTGATCGGCCCGGCCGCCCCCCGTCGGGGCCGCCGCAGCGCAATCGATCAATTCCGCGAAATCTTTGTGGCTGGCCTGCGCCCCTGA
- a CDS encoding sigma-70 family RNA polymerase sigma factor translates to MTVADVDLLSRCLDGDSEAREEFVMSTDGLIRWTLVGTFRRYGRRLEEEDLEDLRQEVLLALFRENSRKLRQYEGRNGASLATWLRVVVTRLAIDRIRSLAAGENVESLETRSPAGIPDVAVEDSGPESAAVASEQRQHVLGLIAELSPGDQLFVRLFYYQDATMEEVSKVMGISRNAAYVRKMRLHRRLRSLLEHAS, encoded by the coding sequence ATGACGGTCGCGGATGTGGATCTGCTCTCGAGGTGTCTGGATGGGGATTCGGAGGCTCGGGAAGAATTCGTGATGTCGACGGATGGGCTGATTCGGTGGACTCTGGTTGGGACTTTCCGTCGTTACGGCCGTCGATTGGAGGAGGAAGATCTGGAGGATCTGCGGCAGGAGGTCCTGCTGGCTTTATTCCGCGAGAATTCGCGGAAGCTGCGTCAATATGAGGGACGCAATGGTGCCAGCCTGGCTACCTGGTTGCGGGTGGTGGTCACCCGCCTGGCAATCGACCGAATCCGCAGTCTTGCAGCTGGAGAGAATGTGGAAAGTCTCGAGACGAGATCGCCGGCTGGAATTCCGGATGTCGCTGTCGAAGACAGCGGACCCGAGAGCGCTGCTGTTGCCTCCGAGCAGCGCCAGCATGTTTTGGGATTGATCGCAGAACTCTCACCGGGGGACCAACTATTTGTCCGCTTGTTCTACTATCAGGATGCGACGATGGAAGAAGTGTCCAAGGTGATGGGGATCAGTCGGAATGCCGCTTATGTTCGCAAGATGCGGCTGCATCGCCGTCTACGGAGTCTTTTGGAGCACGCTTCATGA
- a CDS encoding MltA domain-containing protein, whose translation MKEHAGKEDQVIRGMIQDALGHGTPDDLNHPSDTTLAAFADGVLVEPDRSRVEKHLAACASCSEVLLMASRAASEPASPRKGRHLWRMAASFLLVAGSVAAALSLGRITGAQIELLAMGRLDQMMGGGVSAADVQLTFEDGPTLRISELSLALHKGTAPTVTAREATLRPILSSLLAGEFRASIALDEATITIVETAPGRYSVDPLLPGARPPKAIRDAAWQHGVAAVYLKGATIRYLGAGKTGNFVLSGVGAQIDSIKGPGPVQVSISGSSSLTKAPFRLQGEVSFGDGGVPSYVFPRAAFGGVPLRLLGPAADVIRGRLHFEGQISATGRDFDSLMNSLGGAGRAEVGPGALPGFSLVKNLMASLAPEPRKELRNSEVRAAKNYNTRFRTLTADLRLKDGMLDGRNIRIQAEGFELSGEGQVGPNRELRVAGEVLLDPADSKYFSTIVPGTKPWLRASGEMEVPFLATGTLPGIEIKVNRKTSTAVRVPGQAPPAFLPSGDGLGQAVRAASRGFANEQDVPPPLKALSSYLSAGGSVEPEAVQKGLGNLRRTEVLLTGYYEPILEGRRNRSKRFRYPVYGPPADPVKRAKSRREIEEGALGGQGLELFWTDNQVELFFLQIQGSGRLRLADGTRIRLGYAAHNEHDYQSIGRVLVERGDLTLAAATAPGIRKWLAENPEKVAATLLLNPRYIYFRELGLDPSIGPLGSLGVPLVPWHSVAVDPTVHPPGSVGRLRGLLPDGRSLDTIVIAMDAGAAIKGPTRMDLFLGAGPEIGELAGRMRSSARVEWLGRPR comes from the coding sequence ATGAAAGAACACGCTGGCAAGGAAGATCAGGTAATTCGTGGGATGATTCAGGATGCTCTGGGGCATGGCACGCCGGATGATCTGAACCATCCGTCGGACACCACGTTAGCGGCATTTGCGGACGGCGTTCTGGTCGAACCTGATCGATCCCGTGTGGAGAAACATCTCGCGGCGTGCGCATCCTGCTCGGAAGTCCTTCTGATGGCCTCGCGTGCGGCTTCGGAGCCTGCCTCTCCCCGGAAGGGTCGACACCTATGGCGGATGGCCGCGTCCTTTCTGCTGGTTGCGGGCAGCGTGGCTGCGGCGCTCTCGCTTGGACGCATCACCGGTGCGCAGATCGAGTTATTGGCAATGGGCCGGCTGGATCAGATGATGGGCGGAGGTGTTTCGGCAGCGGATGTGCAATTGACCTTCGAGGACGGACCGACGCTCAGGATTTCGGAACTAAGCCTCGCGCTTCATAAAGGAACAGCCCCGACGGTCACCGCCCGTGAGGCGACTCTGAGGCCCATCCTCTCAAGTTTGTTGGCGGGTGAGTTTCGGGCGTCGATCGCGTTGGACGAGGCCACGATTACGATCGTCGAGACGGCGCCGGGTCGCTATTCGGTGGATCCCCTCTTGCCGGGTGCGAGGCCGCCCAAGGCAATTCGCGATGCAGCATGGCAGCACGGAGTTGCCGCGGTCTATCTCAAGGGTGCAACCATCCGGTATCTGGGCGCTGGAAAGACCGGGAACTTCGTGCTGAGTGGCGTCGGTGCGCAGATCGATTCGATCAAGGGGCCGGGACCGGTTCAGGTCAGCATCTCGGGGTCTTCCTCTCTGACAAAGGCGCCCTTTCGGCTTCAAGGAGAGGTTTCCTTTGGGGACGGGGGAGTACCGTCCTATGTTTTCCCACGTGCAGCCTTTGGCGGCGTTCCACTTCGTCTGTTGGGGCCTGCGGCCGATGTGATCCGAGGACGTTTGCATTTCGAGGGGCAAATTTCCGCAACTGGCCGGGATTTTGATTCGCTCATGAATAGCCTCGGTGGTGCCGGCCGAGCGGAAGTGGGCCCGGGGGCACTGCCGGGGTTTTCGCTGGTGAAGAATCTGATGGCATCGCTGGCACCTGAACCGAGAAAAGAACTTCGAAATTCCGAGGTTCGTGCGGCAAAAAACTATAATACCCGTTTCCGAACACTGACAGCCGATCTGCGCCTGAAAGACGGGATGCTGGATGGCCGGAACATTCGAATTCAGGCGGAAGGATTTGAACTGTCGGGTGAAGGCCAAGTCGGACCCAATCGAGAGCTGCGGGTAGCGGGCGAGGTCCTTCTCGACCCAGCGGACAGTAAATATTTTTCGACCATCGTTCCCGGCACCAAGCCCTGGTTGCGGGCATCAGGCGAGATGGAGGTTCCTTTTCTTGCTACGGGGACTCTCCCGGGAATCGAAATCAAGGTGAATCGAAAGACCTCGACCGCTGTTCGGGTTCCGGGACAAGCTCCCCCTGCCTTTCTCCCGTCCGGAGACGGCCTCGGGCAAGCCGTTCGTGCGGCATCTCGAGGTTTCGCAAATGAGCAAGACGTACCTCCGCCCCTGAAGGCGTTGTCGAGCTATCTATCGGCCGGGGGGAGTGTGGAACCGGAAGCGGTTCAAAAAGGGCTTGGTAATTTGCGCAGGACCGAGGTTCTTCTCACCGGTTATTATGAACCGATCCTCGAAGGACGCCGAAATCGATCGAAGCGGTTTCGCTACCCTGTGTATGGCCCACCTGCCGATCCCGTAAAACGAGCGAAAAGTCGTCGCGAGATTGAGGAGGGCGCGTTGGGCGGTCAGGGTCTCGAGCTCTTCTGGACCGATAATCAGGTCGAACTCTTCTTTTTGCAGATTCAGGGCTCTGGCCGCCTGCGGCTTGCCGATGGCACAAGAATTCGCCTCGGCTACGCGGCCCATAACGAGCACGACTACCAATCCATCGGAAGGGTGCTGGTCGAGCGTGGTGATTTGACGCTCGCTGCGGCGACGGCACCCGGGATCCGAAAATGGCTTGCCGAAAATCCGGAAAAAGTCGCGGCGACCCTATTGCTGAATCCGCGCTATATCTACTTCCGGGAGCTCGGTCTCGACCCCTCGATCGGTCCCCTCGGGAGTTTGGGAGTGCCTCTGGTCCCATGGCATTCGGTTGCAGTGGATCCGACCGTTCATCCTCCGGGTAGCGTCGGCCGGCTCCGAGGCCTGCTGCCGGATGGCCGATCTCTGGATACCATCGTGATTGCCATGGATGCAGGTGCTGCGATCAAGGGGCCGACGCGAATGGATTTGTTTCTGGGCGCAGGGCCCGAAATCGGAGAGCTTGCAGGCCGGATGCGATCGTCTGCCCGAGTGGAATGGTTAGGTCGTCCGAGGTGA
- a CDS encoding MBL fold metallo-hydrolase, with translation MVHRWSGLVLTCGFSLLLMVGCTAGVQDQLVDRAIASRMAGQTDPLSGPGLQVLICGASSPLPSREAAGPCVAVAAGGRVWIVDAGNGSAENLQLWGVPGPSLAGVLLTHFHSDHIEDLPAMNLQSWVGGREAPFPVYGPEGVAEVVAGFQLAYKHSHKYRTAHHGADLLPEDVGDLRAMPIGIGEGDPTGTEVLVFADEGLRVRAIKVEHAPVDPAVAYRFDYRGRSVVISGDTTASEAVVSLSRDADVLVHEALAAHIVERMSSQANQLGRPRAAKITHDILDYHATPVEVAEVANRANVDFLAYYHMVPYPDNFLLEWVWLRGVSEVRPEGTKISFDGLLINLPPDSDEIVVKDIR, from the coding sequence ATGGTGCATCGATGGTCGGGCCTTGTCCTGACATGCGGCTTTTCCCTACTTCTGATGGTTGGTTGCACAGCAGGGGTTCAGGACCAGCTGGTGGACCGTGCGATCGCAAGCCGCATGGCAGGCCAGACCGATCCACTTTCCGGCCCGGGCCTTCAGGTCTTGATCTGCGGGGCGAGCTCTCCGCTACCCTCGCGTGAGGCTGCGGGGCCCTGCGTCGCTGTTGCGGCAGGCGGTCGCGTCTGGATCGTGGATGCGGGTAACGGTAGCGCCGAGAACTTGCAGCTTTGGGGGGTCCCGGGCCCCTCCCTTGCCGGCGTTCTGCTGACTCATTTTCATTCGGACCATATTGAGGACCTTCCGGCGATGAACCTGCAGAGTTGGGTAGGGGGACGGGAGGCACCTTTCCCCGTATATGGGCCTGAAGGAGTGGCTGAGGTGGTGGCCGGATTTCAGCTGGCTTACAAGCACTCTCACAAGTACCGTACCGCGCACCATGGTGCGGATCTCCTGCCGGAAGATGTCGGCGATTTGCGTGCAATGCCAATTGGCATAGGCGAAGGTGACCCGACCGGGACAGAGGTCCTGGTCTTTGCGGACGAGGGACTGCGCGTTCGCGCGATCAAGGTCGAGCACGCACCGGTCGATCCGGCCGTGGCCTATCGCTTCGACTACCGCGGCCGGTCAGTGGTGATCAGTGGAGATACGACGGCCTCGGAGGCAGTGGTGTCCCTGAGTCGTGATGCGGATGTTCTGGTTCACGAGGCTCTGGCGGCGCATATCGTGGAGCGCATGTCCTCGCAGGCGAACCAGTTGGGCCGTCCCAGGGCGGCAAAAATCACACATGATATTCTCGATTATCATGCAACGCCGGTAGAAGTCGCGGAAGTGGCCAATCGCGCCAACGTCGATTTCCTCGCGTATTATCATATGGTGCCCTACCCGGATAATTTTCTCCTCGAGTGGGTTTGGCTGAGAGGTGTATCGGAGGTGCGTCCCGAGGGTACGAAAATCAGTTTTGACGGCTTGTTGATCAACTTGCCCCCTGACTCGGATGAAATCGTGGTCAAGGATATTCGCTAG
- the arsC gene encoding arsenate reductase (glutaredoxin) (This arsenate reductase requires both glutathione and glutaredoxin to convert arsenate to arsenite, after which the efflux transporter formed by ArsA and ArsB can extrude the arsenite from the cell, providing resistance.), with protein MAEFTIYHNPKCSKSREALAILQEKNVDLEIIEYLQTLPSARMLEEFLEKLSGEPEALLRKDKRFAELGLKAEDYTTPARVIAILEKHPELMQRPVIVRGQHAVIARPGDRVLELLD; from the coding sequence ATGGCCGAATTTACTATCTACCACAACCCGAAGTGCTCCAAGTCCCGCGAGGCTCTCGCCATTCTTCAGGAAAAAAACGTGGACCTCGAGATCATAGAATATCTGCAGACACTGCCGTCAGCCCGGATGCTCGAGGAATTTCTTGAAAAGCTCTCCGGCGAACCCGAGGCACTCCTGCGCAAGGACAAACGTTTCGCGGAGCTTGGTTTGAAAGCCGAAGACTATACGACACCCGCAAGGGTGATTGCCATTCTCGAAAAACACCCCGAGTTGATGCAGCGCCCAGTCATCGTGCGCGGGCAACACGCCGTGATTGCCCGACCAGGTGACCGAGTTCTCGAACTTCTCGATTGA